From Paenibacillus graminis, a single genomic window includes:
- the rfbC gene encoding dTDP-4-dehydrorhamnose 3,5-epimerase → MKFTETELKDVWVIEPQVFGDHRGWFMETYSETKFNDQGISLNFVQDNQSFSETKGTLRGLHYQLNPKAQSKLVRCTKGAIFDVAVDIRKGSPNYGQWFGIELSADNKKQLLIPKGFAHGFMTLTENVEVQYKCDELYAPECDGGILWNDPSIGIKWPIEVVPVLSAKDETAPLLKDANLNFTY, encoded by the coding sequence ATGAAATTCACTGAAACTGAGTTGAAAGATGTGTGGGTAATCGAACCACAAGTTTTCGGAGATCACCGGGGTTGGTTTATGGAGACTTACAGTGAAACCAAGTTTAATGATCAAGGCATTTCGCTTAATTTTGTACAGGACAATCAATCCTTCTCGGAAACAAAAGGAACGCTTCGCGGACTACATTATCAGCTAAATCCAAAAGCACAAAGCAAGCTCGTCCGCTGCACTAAAGGAGCTATTTTTGATGTCGCTGTGGATATTCGCAAGGGGAGTCCTAACTATGGGCAATGGTTTGGCATCGAACTGTCCGCTGATAATAAAAAGCAGCTTCTTATCCCTAAGGGCTTCGCTCATGGTTTTATGACTTTAACCGAAAATGTAGAGGTACAGTATAAGTGTGATGAGCTGTATGCTCCAGAGTGTGACGGAGGAATTCTGTGGAACGATCCTTCGATAGGAATTAAGTGGCCTATTGAAGTTGTGCCAGTGTTATCCGCAAAAGATGAAACAGCACCGCTTTTAAAGGATGCAAATTTAAACTTCACATATTAA
- a CDS encoding O-antigen ligase family protein: protein MSKPVYGKNAVQSRNVEKISSPVWALVVALIVFLVWTPFQVGLFNGQQIDYEKPIYVSSLLSGLLLLVWIGLYYKKFKLEEQRDVLAVASLLLPITYALSLFGAASHYMAMNILFIQSMYIAVFIIALYLLKQKQLNVVIQNAVLAIAYFIVGFGLLNWLGAWKFAGGLVGWFSDTVSGGKYLDAVMTDSNGLRLTSIFQYANTYAAFLMAFLFVAVFALVRSKKWYGTLTHGFMLVPIIVSLLLTLSRGGLVMLPVVFVLLLLSLKPVKQILWIIHLGIAGLASLAIASPVTNLGTELSTAFTSSAAFKGWAYLLGASAIVAACGWVIQRFVAPWLQNKLEGWESRKLAGLWLPLLSVVLVAVVAFLLIGTSARSILPANMETRLENINFKQHSVLERITFYKDAMKVVKDYPIIGAGGGGWASLYEHYQDYPYTSRQAHNFFLQYLIEVGIVGFVVFMGFIGYIFYKYIRGYLKRDKDEFDNGFIFYIIALSVLVHSILDFNLSYAFMGILVFIGLAGMGAAMDSKPLRRNWNKPGIRYSYLAVLAIGIIFMFFLSVSAVGSSNSVMKAKRLIGVSQSYEELKAPLMATLKGRPYHPEAAAYLASMDHQVFNQTKDEQYLNEAFSVLKRALKDEPNNKILLTLLASSYDLKGQNDLAFAVYRDNADKFNWDIEWYESLISRSQALARAANAEKDEAKKQEYLTTGLDAYKHVTDGVEHLKTLPPEQLQGRPFSVTPTIALNAGKMQQMAGQNEEAAATLKLGLGDAYADVVNSGTLWDTNWYSSLIARSYDLAQQAFTQQDANSKTTYLNVGLSAYNQVQADLQVQSLAIPPAIALNAGRIQLMSGQMQAASETLKLGLSEDYKDATNREMARWYLAALKKAGAAQDQAVYDKLIAADPAEAAQIDSIVNTQYQ from the coding sequence GTGTCGAAACCAGTATACGGTAAAAATGCTGTACAGTCGAGAAATGTTGAAAAGATATCCAGCCCGGTGTGGGCGTTGGTTGTTGCTTTAATTGTGTTTTTAGTATGGACCCCATTTCAGGTTGGATTGTTTAATGGGCAGCAGATCGACTATGAAAAGCCGATTTATGTGTCTTCTCTGCTTAGCGGCCTGCTGCTGCTGGTCTGGATCGGCTTGTACTATAAGAAGTTCAAGCTGGAGGAACAGCGCGACGTGCTCGCTGTGGCTTCGCTGCTGCTGCCGATAACGTATGCTCTGTCGCTATTTGGCGCTGCTTCGCATTATATGGCGATGAACATTCTCTTTATTCAGAGTATGTATATTGCAGTATTCATTATAGCGTTATATTTGCTGAAGCAAAAGCAACTAAATGTTGTCATTCAAAATGCCGTATTGGCCATTGCGTATTTTATCGTGGGCTTTGGCTTGCTGAACTGGCTGGGCGCCTGGAAATTCGCCGGTGGACTGGTTGGCTGGTTCTCCGATACGGTGAGCGGCGGTAAATATTTGGATGCGGTTATGACCGACTCCAACGGACTGCGGCTGACCTCGATTTTTCAATATGCGAATACATATGCAGCTTTCCTGATGGCTTTTCTGTTCGTAGCTGTCTTTGCACTGGTTCGCTCCAAAAAATGGTACGGGACGCTGACTCACGGATTTATGCTCGTACCGATCATTGTTTCCTTGCTGCTGACCTTGTCCCGCGGGGGATTAGTTATGCTGCCTGTAGTCTTTGTATTGCTCCTGCTGTCTCTGAAGCCTGTGAAGCAGATTCTTTGGATTATTCATCTAGGTATTGCCGGCCTAGCCTCGCTTGCGATTGCAAGCCCGGTGACCAATCTTGGGACTGAACTGAGCACGGCCTTTACATCTTCCGCTGCTTTTAAAGGCTGGGCTTATCTGCTGGGTGCCTCCGCCATTGTTGCCGCGTGTGGGTGGGTAATCCAGCGTTTTGTGGCACCTTGGCTGCAAAATAAACTGGAGGGCTGGGAATCGCGCAAGCTTGCAGGGCTGTGGCTCCCCCTCCTCTCCGTTGTACTGGTCGCCGTAGTCGCATTTTTGCTGATCGGGACAAGTGCACGCTCTATTCTTCCCGCTAATATGGAGACACGGCTGGAGAATATTAACTTCAAGCAGCACAGTGTACTGGAACGTATTACTTTTTATAAAGATGCTATGAAAGTCGTAAAAGATTATCCCATTATTGGTGCCGGGGGTGGAGGCTGGGCTTCGCTCTATGAGCACTACCAGGACTATCCGTATACAAGCCGCCAGGCGCATAATTTCTTCCTGCAATATTTGATCGAAGTCGGAATTGTCGGATTTGTTGTCTTCATGGGCTTTATCGGCTACATTTTCTATAAATACATTCGTGGTTACCTTAAACGGGACAAAGATGAATTTGATAATGGATTTATTTTCTACATCATTGCTTTGTCGGTTCTTGTTCACAGCATACTGGACTTTAATCTCAGTTACGCCTTTATGGGAATTCTGGTGTTTATCGGCCTTGCCGGAATGGGGGCCGCCATGGACAGCAAACCGCTGCGCCGGAACTGGAATAAGCCAGGTATACGTTACAGTTACCTTGCAGTCCTGGCTATCGGTATCATCTTCATGTTCTTCCTGTCGGTCAGTGCGGTCGGCTCAAGCAATTCTGTAATGAAAGCCAAGCGGCTGATCGGTGTCAGCCAGTCCTATGAGGAGCTCAAGGCACCTTTGATGGCAACTCTAAAAGGCCGCCCTTACCATCCGGAAGCAGCGGCATATCTCGCTTCTATGGATCATCAGGTTTTTAATCAAACTAAAGATGAGCAGTACTTGAACGAAGCGTTCAGCGTACTGAAACGTGCGCTCAAGGACGAACCAAATAATAAAATTTTGCTCACTCTACTCGCTTCCTCGTATGATTTGAAGGGTCAAAATGATCTAGCATTCGCTGTCTATCGTGATAACGCAGATAAGTTCAATTGGGACATTGAATGGTACGAATCTCTGATCAGCCGCTCCCAGGCGTTAGCACGTGCGGCAAATGCCGAAAAAGATGAAGCCAAAAAGCAGGAGTACCTGACCACTGGTCTGGATGCCTATAAACATGTAACGGATGGTGTAGAACATCTGAAAACTCTGCCTCCAGAGCAGCTGCAGGGCCGGCCGTTCTCGGTGACACCAACGATTGCCCTGAACGCCGGTAAAATGCAGCAGATGGCCGGACAAAATGAGGAGGCCGCTGCAACCCTCAAGCTTGGACTTGGTGATGCTTATGCGGATGTCGTAAACAGTGGAACCCTATGGGATACAAACTGGTACAGCTCGCTCATTGCCCGCTCTTATGATCTGGCTCAGCAGGCCTTTACCCAGCAGGATGCCAACAGTAAAACAACTTACCTTAATGTCGGTCTTAGCGCTTATAATCAGGTGCAGGCTGACTTACAGGTCCAATCGCTTGCCATTCCTCCGGCAATTGCGCTGAACGCAGGCAGAATCCAGCTGATGTCCGGCCAGATGCAAGCCGCTTCAGAGACCTTAAAGCTTGGCCTGAGCGAAGATTATAAGGATGCCACTAACCGTGAGATGGCCCGCTGGTATCTGGCAGCCCTGAAAAAGGCTGGTGCTGCTCAGGATCAGGCAGTTTATGACAAGCTGATTGCCGCAGATCCTGCGGAAGCTGCTCAAATTGATAGTATTGTAAATACTCAGTACCAATAA
- the galU gene encoding UTP--glucose-1-phosphate uridylyltransferase GalU, with the protein MKIRKAIIPAAGLGTRFLPATKAMPKEMLPIVDKPTIQYIVEEAVASGIEDIIIVTGKGKRAIEDHFDNSFELEFNLAEKQKWELLESVRKSSEMADIHYIRQKEPRGLGHAIWCARKFIGNEPFAVLLGDDIVQADKPCLKQMIEIYDQYKSSIVGVQQVPWEEVSRYGLVDGTELAERVYKANRLVEKPKREEAPSNLAILGRYILTPRIFDMLEEQQVGVGGEIQLTDAISRLSEVERIIAYDFEGKRHDVGEKMGFIQTTIHYALQHEELKEGLLDYLKEVINSETQKVPK; encoded by the coding sequence ATGAAGATCCGTAAGGCTATTATACCCGCGGCTGGTTTGGGTACACGCTTTCTGCCTGCTACCAAAGCCATGCCCAAAGAAATGCTCCCGATCGTAGACAAGCCTACCATCCAATATATTGTTGAGGAGGCCGTTGCTTCCGGCATTGAGGATATCATCATCGTAACGGGGAAAGGCAAACGGGCGATCGAAGACCATTTCGACAATTCCTTTGAGCTGGAATTTAATCTGGCGGAGAAGCAGAAATGGGAGCTCCTGGAGTCTGTGCGCAAATCCTCCGAAATGGCCGACATCCACTACATCCGCCAAAAGGAACCAAGAGGTCTGGGACACGCGATCTGGTGTGCCCGTAAATTCATCGGCAATGAGCCTTTTGCTGTACTGCTAGGGGATGATATTGTCCAAGCAGATAAGCCATGTCTTAAGCAGATGATTGAAATATACGACCAATACAAGTCGTCTATTGTCGGAGTCCAGCAGGTGCCTTGGGAGGAAGTCTCCCGCTACGGTCTGGTAGATGGTACGGAACTGGCTGAGCGGGTATATAAGGCCAACCGGCTGGTAGAGAAGCCAAAGAGAGAGGAAGCGCCGTCCAACCTCGCGATCCTGGGGCGGTATATTCTGACCCCGCGTATTTTTGATATGCTGGAGGAACAACAGGTAGGCGTTGGCGGGGAAATTCAGCTGACCGATGCCATCTCGCGCTTAAGTGAAGTGGAACGCATTATTGCTTATGATTTCGAAGGCAAACGCCATGACGTCGGCGAGAAAATGGGCTTTATCCAGACGACCATTCATTATGCCCTGCAGCATGAGGAACTCAAGGAAGGCCTGCTTGACTACCTCAAAGAGGTGATCAACAGCGAAACGCAGAAAGTGCCGAAGTAG
- a CDS encoding DUF3656 domain-containing U32 family peptidase, translated as MNEQGIRREDVELLAPAGDWDCMRAAVANGADAVFFGVEKFNARARANNFRMDELPEIMAFLHSYGVKGFLTFNILVFENELAEAKELIDACVDAGVDGVIVQDLGLVKMIREISPDFPIHGSTQMTITSPEAVEFTKPWGLERVVLGRENNLKQIRTIGEQARLPMEVFVHGALCVSYSGQCLTSEMWGGRSANRGECAQACRLPYDLMVDGEVKPMGDVTYLLSPKDLAAIDLMPELIEAGVTSFKIEGRLKSPEYVANVVGKYRKAIDRYFDGNWSPTSKEDIRELQQSFSRGFTHGFLEGTNNKKLVDGTFPKSRGVYMGTVEQILRDGVVCRIHAPLKRGDGIVFDAGDPTKREEGGRVYDLRRKGVKLEGEAGEGWIIDIVPGRSDVDLRRLHVGDRIWKTNDPALDKALRQTYETEKPYRVFPVQVKVAGRAGEPLATWWTDVQKNVTVRVDSELLLETAQKRPMDAALLEEQFGRLGGTVFQLEALESHLEGDVIVPMRELNSIRRQAVELLAGERPKPPVYVKREVEVYGGASRRGAAGPRGEAELTALCRSLPQVQAALEAGVTNIYADFEFIKQFPAAVDAVRAAGASIALATPRIHMPGENGYHANILRLQPDAVLVRNTGALYYYLKRRMEQPDAVHPRLIGDFSLNIANHRAVDLFLEAGCDRITPSYDLNIQQMVDLLEHSDTSRIEVVIHQHLPMFHTEHCVYCTFMSEGTDYTNCGRPCEEQRASLQDRIGMAHPVRVDEGCRNTVYNAVEQSGAEYLNNFRELGVGSFRVEFLEETPEQVAEVISLYSRALRGEISGTQVWKSLKATNQLGVTRGQLVNAK; from the coding sequence ATGAACGAGCAAGGAATACGCAGAGAAGACGTGGAGCTGCTGGCTCCGGCAGGTGACTGGGACTGCATGCGTGCGGCGGTGGCGAACGGGGCGGACGCTGTCTTTTTTGGCGTAGAGAAGTTTAATGCGCGGGCGAGAGCGAACAATTTCCGCATGGACGAGCTGCCGGAGATTATGGCGTTTCTGCACAGCTATGGTGTGAAGGGGTTCCTGACCTTTAATATACTGGTGTTTGAAAATGAGCTGGCAGAGGCTAAGGAGCTAATCGACGCCTGTGTGGATGCGGGTGTGGATGGAGTGATAGTCCAGGATTTGGGGCTGGTTAAAATGATCCGTGAGATCTCGCCGGACTTCCCGATCCACGGTTCTACGCAAATGACGATTACTTCACCGGAAGCAGTGGAGTTCACGAAGCCTTGGGGGCTGGAGCGCGTAGTGCTTGGCCGCGAGAATAACCTGAAGCAGATCCGTACGATCGGAGAGCAGGCACGGCTGCCGATGGAGGTTTTTGTGCATGGCGCGTTGTGTGTCTCCTATTCTGGCCAGTGTCTGACCTCGGAAATGTGGGGCGGACGCTCCGCCAACCGGGGGGAATGTGCGCAGGCCTGCCGTCTGCCGTATGACCTGATGGTGGATGGTGAAGTCAAGCCGATGGGCGATGTCACCTATCTCCTGTCCCCTAAGGATCTGGCGGCGATTGACCTGATGCCGGAGCTGATCGAGGCGGGGGTAACTTCCTTCAAAATTGAAGGCCGCCTCAAAAGTCCGGAATATGTAGCTAACGTGGTTGGCAAGTACCGTAAGGCGATTGACCGGTATTTTGACGGGAACTGGTCGCCGACCTCTAAGGAAGATATCCGCGAGCTGCAGCAGAGCTTTTCCCGCGGCTTCACGCACGGGTTCCTCGAAGGGACGAATAATAAAAAGCTGGTTGACGGCACTTTCCCGAAAAGCCGGGGAGTCTATATGGGGACCGTCGAACAGATTTTGCGCGATGGTGTCGTATGCCGTATTCATGCTCCGCTGAAGCGCGGGGACGGCATTGTATTTGATGCCGGCGATCCGACGAAGAGGGAAGAAGGCGGCCGCGTCTACGATCTGCGCCGCAAAGGTGTGAAGCTTGAGGGCGAGGCCGGAGAAGGCTGGATCATCGACATTGTGCCCGGCCGGAGTGATGTAGACCTGCGCCGCCTGCATGTCGGCGACCGCATCTGGAAGACCAATGACCCGGCGCTGGACAAGGCGCTGCGCCAGACCTACGAGACCGAGAAGCCCTACCGGGTCTTCCCGGTGCAGGTGAAGGTAGCGGGCCGCGCCGGTGAGCCGCTGGCCACCTGGTGGACGGATGTTCAGAAGAACGTCACCGTCCGTGTGGATTCGGAGCTGCTGCTGGAAACCGCGCAGAAGCGTCCGATGGATGCCGCCCTGCTGGAGGAGCAATTCGGCCGCCTGGGCGGGACCGTGTTCCAGCTGGAGGCCCTGGAGTCGCATCTGGAAGGCGACGTGATCGTGCCTATGCGCGAGTTGAACAGCATCCGCCGCCAGGCGGTGGAGCTGCTTGCGGGCGAGCGCCCCAAACCTCCCGTCTACGTAAAACGGGAGGTAGAGGTCTACGGCGGCGCCTCCCGCAGGGGCGCCGCAGGGCCGCGCGGTGAAGCGGAGCTTACCGCGCTGTGCCGCAGCCTGCCGCAGGTGCAGGCTGCCCTCGAAGCCGGCGTAACGAACATTTACGCCGACTTCGAATTCATCAAGCAGTTCCCGGCAGCGGTGGACGCTGTACGGGCTGCGGGGGCCAGCATAGCGCTGGCCACGCCGCGCATCCATATGCCCGGCGAGAACGGCTACCATGCCAACATCCTGCGCCTGCAGCCGGATGCTGTCCTGGTGCGTAATACAGGTGCGCTCTATTACTACCTGAAGCGCCGCATGGAGCAGCCGGATGCCGTGCATCCGCGCCTGATCGGCGACTTCTCTCTGAATATCGCGAACCACCGGGCAGTGGATCTGTTCCTGGAAGCGGGTTGTGACAGAATTACACCGTCCTACGACCTGAACATCCAGCAGATGGTCGATCTGCTGGAGCACAGCGATACCTCGCGTATAGAGGTCGTGATTCATCAGCATCTGCCGATGTTCCACACAGAACACTGCGTCTACTGCACCTTCATGAGCGAAGGCACAGATTATACGAACTGCGGTCGCCCCTGCGAGGAGCAGCGCGCGTCCCTGCAGGACCGTATCGGAATGGCTCACCCTGTCCGTGTAGACGAAGGCTGCCGCAATACCGTCTACAACGCGGTCGAACAGTCTGGCGCGGAATACCTCAACAACTTCCGGGAGCTGGGCGTGGGCTCATTCCGCGTCGAGTTTTTGGAAGAAACCCCGGAACAGGTCGCAGAGGTCATTAGCCTTTACAGCCGTGCACTACGCGGAGAGATTTCCGGGACGCAGGTATGGAAAAGCCTGAAGGCCACCAACCAGCTTGGAGTGACTCGCGGACAACTGGTAAATGCAAAGTAA
- a CDS encoding stalk domain-containing protein: MLRHIQRNNRSPVAESQITVSRMLRCGLCTLLAVLLLLAWLPIREVQAQAQTAEPKLLQLSLKAGSTAATVNGEKAVIQKPIEDNGVVLVPLGVFKKAFGSTVSLEGDDVVKVMYGPHTGAMTIGSTTAWKDGVKVTLPVPPRMVDGTLLVPLRFVAGVLGARISPLSGGGLLVTLASSASEQDTPETGGIDSDVGKTRIGNSYYHWSLNYPPGLVVGDSGGNESVATFTSAENQYYLEVHASPLEKAADPEELLDRLVREAEEGGETVLDRTAFPDAAVPYARIVSKDTSGVLWEGRQYYSSGILYELYLTDDTAANYKDLNKYASLLNSFRPSFKAGDKSIRDLSTVINGLREGYNDDYGLSLQVPADWSMDDQHLNYESAEGSYLRVKVTSAPSGSTLESWSKDLDSQIKDTYVTDAYAIQETVKKEVSGEPALVKETRLNPGSGWSTKYQILLQKSGYRYYAEYLAAAGQDEDKARFQTILSSIDIDFDRVKENFGKLATEDYPALRSQAVTKSSKTYGYSIDIPRLWTPYQDVFETQTVEYRFTGGRFLINASPEGSVDYAVGLLQSYYKNSKNDPKGPQLIKVEETAFAGVPATLLTVRQTKGGIPVQTQQIVFGKNDLVYTLTATLNDANATSVQQADLDKTLKSFRLAGDE, from the coding sequence ATGCTGAGGCACATACAGAGGAATAACAGATCCCCGGTGGCGGAATCACAGATCACAGTTAGCAGAATGTTGCGGTGCGGGCTTTGCACATTGCTGGCCGTGCTGCTGCTGCTGGCATGGCTGCCTATCCGGGAAGTACAGGCACAGGCGCAGACAGCGGAGCCGAAGCTGCTGCAGTTGAGCCTCAAGGCCGGGAGCACCGCTGCAACCGTTAACGGTGAGAAGGCTGTGATTCAAAAGCCCATCGAGGATAACGGAGTAGTGCTCGTCCCGCTGGGTGTATTCAAAAAAGCCTTCGGCAGCACGGTCTCCCTTGAAGGGGACGATGTGGTTAAAGTAATGTACGGACCCCATACCGGGGCGATGACCATTGGCAGCACTACTGCCTGGAAGGATGGAGTCAAGGTCACACTGCCTGTTCCGCCGCGTATGGTGGATGGAACACTGCTGGTGCCGCTGCGTTTTGTGGCCGGAGTGCTGGGAGCACGTATCTCTCCGCTCAGCGGCGGTGGGCTGCTGGTGACACTGGCCTCTTCAGCGAGTGAACAAGACACGCCGGAAACCGGCGGCATTGACAGCGATGTCGGCAAAACACGGATAGGCAACAGCTACTATCACTGGAGCCTGAACTATCCGCCGGGTCTTGTGGTCGGTGACAGTGGCGGCAATGAAAGTGTAGCCACCTTTACGAGTGCAGAGAATCAGTATTATCTGGAGGTTCATGCCTCACCGCTCGAAAAAGCCGCCGATCCGGAAGAACTGCTGGACAGGCTGGTCCGTGAGGCGGAAGAAGGCGGAGAGACCGTTCTGGACCGGACGGCTTTTCCGGATGCGGCAGTGCCTTACGCGCGTATTGTCAGTAAGGACACCAGCGGTGTTTTGTGGGAAGGAAGGCAATATTATAGCAGCGGAATATTGTATGAACTGTATCTGACCGACGATACGGCAGCCAATTACAAGGATTTGAACAAATATGCTTCACTGCTGAACTCATTCCGCCCTTCATTCAAGGCCGGCGATAAAAGCATCCGCGACCTTTCGACAGTTATAAACGGATTGCGCGAGGGCTACAACGATGATTATGGCTTATCGCTGCAGGTGCCTGCGGATTGGAGTATGGATGACCAGCACCTGAACTACGAGAGTGCAGAAGGAAGCTATCTGCGGGTAAAGGTTACTTCTGCCCCGTCAGGATCTACGCTGGAGAGCTGGAGCAAAGATCTGGATTCGCAGATTAAAGATACCTATGTGACGGATGCCTACGCCATACAGGAGACAGTGAAGAAGGAGGTTTCCGGTGAACCGGCGCTCGTGAAAGAGACAAGGCTGAATCCAGGAAGCGGCTGGAGCACCAAATACCAGATCCTGCTGCAAAAATCCGGGTACCGCTACTACGCGGAATATCTGGCTGCGGCGGGGCAGGACGAGGATAAGGCGAGGTTCCAGACGATCTTAAGCTCGATAGATATTGATTTTGACCGGGTCAAGGAGAATTTCGGCAAGCTGGCGACGGAGGATTATCCAGCGCTCCGCAGCCAGGCTGTAACCAAAAGCTCCAAAACCTACGGTTACAGCATCGACATTCCACGGCTGTGGACACCTTACCAGGATGTTTTTGAGACCCAGACCGTGGAGTACCGCTTCACCGGCGGTCGTTTCCTGATCAATGCAAGCCCGGAGGGTTCAGTGGACTATGCCGTAGGTTTGCTGCAGAGCTATTACAAGAACAGCAAAAATGACCCTAAAGGCCCGCAGCTCATCAAGGTAGAGGAAACCGCCTTTGCCGGAGTTCCTGCCACCCTGCTGACCGTCCGCCAGACGAAGGGCGGCATCCCTGTACAAACGCAGCAAATCGTTTTTGGCAAAAATGATCTGGTCTATACCCTGACCGCAACCCTGAATGACGCCAATGCCACTTCTGTACAGCAGGCGGATCTGGATAAGACGCTGAAGTCGTTCCGGCTTGCGGGAGACGAGTAG
- a CDS encoding S1C family serine protease — protein MYKKSLGLLLCGVLLCGAGGGTPSALAAAFPDSSPAAGGVMSFNDGTIRQVAAAAAISKKNAAGTADAVPQIIKAVSPSVVGIIGKYTGDPSSGPDDRYNLTHGSGIVVKADGWIITNAHVIKGLQNAVVVTSEAKSYSITASYLDEVSDLALLKINAKSLKPARFASATNKIQVGEKVIAIGTPISFSLRNSATVGVVSGLDRAVDAAYRLIQSDTAINPGNSGGPLVSMKGEVLGVNSLKYAAVGVENMGFSIPADTVQYIMNQLFKYGEVKRPSLGLELEESWSAIVGLPAQDPLTVTKVVSAEAEKAGIAAGDVLYAIDGHRVASLVDINEWFKGYKPGAAVKLLMQSGGDIVTRKLVLGQGDPLIGGVEAEGDGDAEAHTEE, from the coding sequence ATGTATAAAAAGAGCCTTGGCTTGCTGCTGTGCGGGGTGCTGCTGTGCGGGGCGGGAGGCGGTACACCTTCAGCGCTTGCAGCGGCATTTCCGGACAGCAGTCCGGCTGCGGGTGGAGTTATGAGTTTTAATGACGGGACTATCCGGCAGGTGGCCGCGGCAGCAGCCATCAGCAAAAAGAATGCAGCGGGCACAGCCGATGCCGTACCGCAGATTATTAAGGCAGTGTCCCCCTCAGTGGTGGGCATTATAGGCAAATATACGGGTGATCCCAGCAGTGGACCGGATGACCGGTACAATCTGACCCATGGCTCTGGCATTGTAGTCAAAGCAGACGGCTGGATTATTACTAATGCCCATGTCATAAAAGGGCTGCAGAACGCAGTCGTGGTAACATCAGAAGCTAAAAGCTACAGCATCACCGCCTCCTATCTGGATGAGGTCAGTGATCTGGCTTTGCTCAAAATCAATGCCAAATCCCTGAAGCCGGCCAGGTTTGCCAGTGCAACAAATAAGATTCAGGTTGGAGAAAAGGTGATTGCGATTGGGACACCCATCTCTTTTTCATTGCGGAACTCGGCTACAGTAGGCGTGGTGAGCGGACTGGACCGTGCGGTAGACGCCGCCTACAGGCTGATCCAGAGCGATACGGCGATTAATCCCGGGAACAGCGGCGGTCCGCTGGTCAGCATGAAGGGAGAGGTGCTGGGGGTGAACAGCCTGAAATACGCCGCGGTTGGCGTGGAAAATATGGGCTTCTCCATTCCGGCGGATACGGTACAGTACATCATGAATCAGCTGTTCAAATACGGAGAGGTGAAACGCCCCAGTCTGGGCCTGGAGCTGGAGGAGAGCTGGTCGGCGATTGTCGGGCTGCCTGCACAGGACCCGCTGACTGTAACAAAGGTAGTGTCTGCGGAAGCGGAAAAGGCGGGGATTGCCGCAGGCGACGTGCTGTACGCGATTGACGGTCACCGGGTTGCGTCGCTGGTGGATATCAACGAATGGTTCAAAGGCTACAAACCGGGTGCGGCTGTAAAGCTCCTGATGCAGAGTGGCGGGGATATTGTAACCCGCAAGCTGGTGCTCGGGCAGGGTGACCCGCTGATCGGCGGAGTGGAAGCGGAGGGAGATGGAGATGCTGAGGCACATACAGAGGAATAA